In one Catenovulum adriaticum genomic region, the following are encoded:
- the rplT gene encoding 50S ribosomal protein L20 — MPRVKRGVTARAAHKKILKQAKGYYGARSRVYRVAFQAVTKAGQYAYRDRRQRKRQFRQLWIARINAASRQNGLSYSRFINGLKKASVEIDRKILADIAVYDKATFTALVEKAKEALV, encoded by the coding sequence ATGCCTAGAGTTAAACGTGGTGTAACTGCGCGCGCAGCACACAAAAAGATTTTAAAGCAAGCTAAAGGTTATTACGGTGCTCGTAGCCGTGTATATCGAGTAGCATTCCAAGCTGTTACTAAAGCTGGTCAATATGCATACCGTGACCGCCGTCAGCGTAAACGTCAATTCCGTCAATTATGGATTGCACGTATCAATGCTGCGTCACGTCAAAACGGTTTGTCTTATAGCCGATTCATCAACGGTTTGAAAAAAGCGTCTGTTGAAATCGATCGTAAGATCCTAGCTGATATCGCTGTATACGACAAAGCAACTTTCACTGCATTAGTAGAGAAAGCGAAAGAAGCCTTAGTTTAA
- the pheS gene encoding phenylalanine--tRNA ligase subunit alpha, whose protein sequence is MNLDGIVANAKEAIAAANDLAALDEIRVQYLGKKGQFTEQMKTLGKLPPEEKPAAGQAINQAKQAVQAELNAKREALQTAELNKKLAEEKVDVTLPGRSNEVGGLHPVNRTIERIESFFSELGFETRTGPEIEDDWHNFDALNIPENHPARADHDTFYFNPKLVLRTQTSGVQIRTMEAEKPPLRIISPGRVYRNDYDQTHTPMFHQVEGLMIDKNVSFAELKGILYDFLHNFFEEDLEIRFRPSFFPFTEPSAEVDVKGKNGKWLEVLGCGMVHPNVLKSVGIDPEEHSGFAFGMGVERLTMLRYGVNDLRSFFENDLRFLKQFK, encoded by the coding sequence ATGAATTTAGATGGCATAGTCGCAAATGCAAAAGAGGCTATTGCAGCGGCAAATGATCTAGCCGCTTTAGATGAGATTCGAGTGCAATATCTGGGCAAAAAAGGTCAATTTACTGAACAAATGAAAACGCTTGGTAAATTGCCACCTGAAGAAAAACCAGCCGCAGGTCAAGCAATTAATCAAGCTAAACAAGCCGTTCAAGCAGAGCTTAATGCAAAGCGTGAAGCCTTACAAACAGCTGAATTAAATAAAAAGCTAGCTGAAGAAAAAGTAGATGTTACTTTACCCGGTCGCAGCAATGAAGTAGGTGGTTTACATCCAGTGAACCGAACCATTGAACGAATTGAATCTTTTTTTTCTGAATTAGGGTTTGAAACTCGTACGGGTCCTGAAATTGAAGATGATTGGCATAATTTTGATGCGTTGAATATTCCAGAAAATCACCCTGCACGAGCTGATCACGATACGTTTTATTTTAACCCTAAATTAGTGTTACGAACACAAACCTCGGGCGTACAAATTAGAACAATGGAAGCTGAAAAGCCGCCGCTTAGAATCATTTCTCCAGGCCGAGTTTATCGCAATGATTACGATCAAACTCACACGCCAATGTTTCACCAAGTCGAAGGTTTAATGATTGATAAAAACGTTAGCTTTGCTGAATTGAAAGGCATTCTGTATGACTTTTTACATAACTTTTTTGAAGAAGATTTAGAAATTCGATTCCGCCCTTCATTTTTCCCATTTACTGAGCCATCAGCAGAAGTTGATGTGAAAGGCAAAAACGGAAAGTGGCTAGAGGTATTAGGCTGCGGTATGGTTCACCCAAATGTGTTGAAATCGGTTGGAATTGATCCAGAAGAACATAGTGGGTTTGCTTTTGGTATGGGTGTTGAACGTCTTACCATGTTGCGCTACGGCGTTAATGACTTACGCTCATTTTTTGAAAATGATCTGCGTTTTTTAAAGCAATTCAAGTAA
- the rpmI gene encoding 50S ribosomal protein L35, giving the protein MSKIKSHRGAAKRFKKTANGGFKCKQSHLRHILTKKSSKRKRHLRAKTQVHQNDVPLIVRMLPYA; this is encoded by the coding sequence ATGTCAAAAATTAAAAGTCATAGAGGCGCAGCCAAGCGTTTCAAAAAAACAGCTAATGGCGGCTTTAAGTGTAAACAGTCTCACTTACGTCACATCCTGACTAAGAAGAGCTCTAAGCGTAAACGTCACTTACGTGCGAAAACTCAAGTACATCAGAATGATGTTCCATTAATCGTACGCATGTTACCATACGCATAA
- a CDS encoding DJ-1 family glyoxalase III: MTATVLIPIAHGSEEIETVCLVDTLRRAGCNVTLASVETDFTLICSRQVKIQADTFFTDVQAQAFDLIVLPGGVEGAETLSQTPLLIEKLKQQYQQNQFIAAMCAAPALVFAKHKIATDRLMTSHPSFKDKLAKPAADELRVVVDGHCVTSQAPGTAIEFALVLIELICSREIAEKVKQPMLVK, translated from the coding sequence ATGACGGCAACTGTATTAATTCCAATTGCACACGGTAGTGAAGAAATAGAAACTGTTTGTTTAGTTGACACCCTTAGACGGGCAGGTTGCAATGTAACCCTAGCTTCAGTCGAAACCGATTTCACCTTAATTTGTAGTCGCCAAGTAAAAATACAAGCAGATACTTTTTTTACTGATGTTCAAGCACAAGCATTCGATTTAATTGTATTACCTGGCGGTGTCGAAGGCGCTGAAACACTATCTCAAACGCCATTGTTGATTGAAAAACTAAAACAACAATACCAGCAAAATCAATTTATCGCAGCTATGTGTGCTGCGCCTGCGTTAGTCTTTGCAAAACATAAGATAGCAACCGATAGGCTGATGACCTCTCATCCTAGCTTCAAAGATAAATTAGCTAAACCCGCTGCTGATGAATTAAGGGTTGTAGTGGATGGTCACTGTGTTACCAGCCAGGCTCCTGGTACTGCAATTGAGTTTGCATTAGTACTAATTGAGTTAATTTGCTCTCGGGAGATCGCTGAAAAAGTTAAGCAGCCTATGCTTGTTAAATAG
- the infC gene encoding translation initiation factor IF-3 → MKGGRKGPETGKARINEEIDAKEVRLIGADGEQAGLVSLREAQDLADQAKLDLVEISPNAKPPVCRVMDYGKFLYEKSKTAKEQKKKQKQIQVKEIKFRPGTDIGDYQVKLRNLRRFIEDGDKTKVTIRFRGREMAHQEIGIEMMNRVKNDLSDIATCESFPRRVEGRQMIMVLAPIKK, encoded by the coding sequence ATTAAAGGTGGCAGAAAAGGCCCTGAAACAGGCAAAGCACGTATTAACGAAGAAATCGATGCGAAAGAAGTGCGCTTAATTGGCGCGGATGGCGAGCAAGCAGGTTTAGTATCTTTGCGTGAAGCGCAAGATTTAGCTGACCAAGCTAAACTGGACTTAGTTGAAATTAGTCCAAATGCAAAACCACCGGTTTGCCGCGTTATGGACTATGGTAAGTTTCTTTACGAAAAAAGTAAAACTGCTAAAGAACAGAAGAAAAAGCAAAAACAGATTCAGGTTAAGGAAATTAAATTCCGGCCTGGAACTGATATAGGCGACTATCAGGTAAAACTACGCAACCTGAGGCGCTTTATTGAAGACGGTGACAAGACTAAAGTAACGATTCGCTTTCGCGGTCGAGAAATGGCACACCAAGAAATCGGCATTGAAATGATGAATCGGGTTAAAAACGATTTATCTGACATTGCAACGTGCGAATCTTTCCCTAGACGGGTAGAGGGTCGCCAAATGATTATGGTACTTGCACCGATTAAGAAGTAG
- the pheT gene encoding phenylalanine--tRNA ligase subunit beta translates to MKFSESWLREWVNPAISSEALVEQITMAGLEVDSVEPVAGEFSGIVVGKVVECGPHPDAEKLQVTKIDVGGDELLDIVCGAKNCRQGLTVAVATVGAVLPGNFKIKKAKLRGVASFGMLCSEAEMGMADDAPGIMEVPDDAVVGTDIREYLNLNDKTIEVDLTPNRSDCLGIKGLAREVGVLNNQDVNEPEISQVPASIDDKVSVNLNAGDACTSYLGRVVKEVNLQAASPLWLVEKLRRSGIRSIDAIVDVTNYVMLELGQPLHAFDLAKIEGSVQVRFANQDEPLTLLDGNQVKLKDNTLVIADDNKALAMAGIFGGQDSGVSAQTQDILLESAFFAPDAIRGKARQYGLHTDSSHRFERGVDIQIQRDAIERATQLILAICGGHAGEVIEAKSEKAPVKKVSLRANALKRRLGIEIAESQVTEILTRLGLSPSLTEQIWYCVVPSYRFDISIEEDLVEEVARVYGYNNIENIAPTARLTMRKHQESVFNLTKVRTSLVTLGYQEAITYSFVDPKVQQALYPEQTSLNLPNPISADMSAMRLGLLPGLLSAVVYNHNRQQNRVRLFESGLKFTPDAAAENGVSQIPVLSGVISGTRHVEHWNLESDLVDFFDIKGDVEALLGLTGEAEQYEFKAQAHSALHPGQSAAIYKNGKSVGFVGAIHPQAFKAIGLKQKAFVFEIELDALLKANIPVANAVSKFPSIRRDLAFIVKQDAEIGNILQEIKKVSGNQLVELNLFDVYQGSGISSDEKSFAVSLVLQDVERTLEDKEISVITDKVIDSLNAQFGATLRD, encoded by the coding sequence ATGAAATTTAGTGAATCATGGTTACGCGAATGGGTTAATCCAGCGATCAGCAGCGAAGCTTTAGTAGAACAAATTACCATGGCGGGTTTAGAAGTTGACTCTGTGGAACCCGTTGCCGGTGAATTTTCAGGCATTGTAGTGGGTAAAGTGGTTGAGTGTGGCCCGCATCCAGACGCTGAAAAATTACAAGTGACAAAAATTGATGTTGGCGGCGATGAGTTGTTAGACATTGTATGTGGTGCTAAAAATTGTCGTCAAGGTTTAACCGTTGCCGTTGCCACTGTGGGAGCGGTATTGCCTGGTAACTTTAAAATTAAAAAAGCTAAGTTACGAGGCGTAGCGTCGTTTGGCATGTTATGTTCAGAAGCTGAAATGGGCATGGCTGATGACGCCCCCGGTATTATGGAAGTTCCTGATGACGCTGTTGTCGGGACAGATATCCGCGAATATTTAAATTTAAATGACAAAACCATTGAAGTTGATTTAACGCCTAATCGTTCAGATTGTTTAGGTATCAAAGGTTTGGCCCGTGAAGTAGGGGTGTTAAATAACCAAGATGTAAACGAGCCAGAAATTAGTCAAGTGCCCGCTAGCATTGACGATAAAGTTAGCGTTAATTTAAATGCAGGTGACGCCTGTACAAGTTATTTAGGTCGAGTTGTAAAAGAAGTCAATTTACAGGCCGCTTCGCCGCTTTGGCTTGTTGAAAAACTACGCCGTAGTGGCATTCGCTCTATTGATGCTATTGTTGATGTGACTAATTATGTGATGTTAGAACTAGGTCAACCATTACATGCATTTGATTTAGCTAAAATTGAAGGGTCTGTACAAGTACGTTTTGCTAATCAAGACGAACCTTTAACTTTATTAGACGGTAATCAAGTTAAATTAAAAGATAATACTTTAGTGATTGCTGACGATAATAAAGCCTTAGCGATGGCTGGCATATTTGGCGGGCAAGATTCAGGTGTATCTGCACAAACTCAAGACATTTTGTTAGAAAGTGCATTTTTTGCACCGGACGCTATCCGAGGTAAAGCTCGCCAGTATGGATTACATACTGATTCATCTCATCGTTTTGAGCGTGGGGTCGACATTCAAATTCAACGAGATGCGATAGAGCGCGCGACTCAATTAATTTTAGCTATTTGTGGTGGTCATGCTGGCGAAGTAATTGAAGCAAAATCTGAGAAAGCACCAGTTAAAAAAGTGAGCTTACGAGCAAACGCTTTAAAACGTCGTTTAGGTATTGAGATTGCTGAATCTCAGGTGACTGAAATTTTAACTCGTTTAGGTTTATCGCCAAGTTTAACTGAACAAATTTGGTACTGTGTTGTACCTAGCTATCGTTTTGATATTTCAATTGAAGAAGATTTAGTTGAAGAAGTTGCTCGTGTTTATGGTTACAACAACATTGAAAATATTGCGCCTACAGCACGTTTAACCATGCGCAAGCATCAGGAATCGGTATTTAATTTAACTAAAGTTCGTACCAGTTTGGTGACCTTAGGTTATCAAGAAGCGATTACTTATTCATTTGTTGATCCTAAAGTTCAACAAGCTTTGTATCCAGAGCAAACCAGTTTAAATTTACCTAACCCAATATCAGCCGATATGTCGGCAATGCGTTTAGGTTTATTACCAGGTTTGTTATCGGCTGTGGTTTATAACCATAATCGTCAGCAAAACCGTGTCCGGTTATTTGAATCAGGCTTAAAATTTACGCCTGACGCGGCCGCTGAAAATGGGGTGAGTCAAATCCCAGTGTTAAGCGGTGTCATTAGTGGTACACGCCATGTTGAACATTGGAATTTAGAAAGTGATTTAGTCGACTTTTTTGATATTAAAGGCGATGTTGAAGCTTTATTAGGTTTAACAGGCGAAGCTGAACAATATGAATTTAAAGCGCAAGCTCATTCGGCATTACACCCGGGACAATCGGCGGCTATTTACAAGAATGGTAAATCAGTTGGATTTGTTGGTGCTATTCACCCTCAGGCATTTAAAGCGATAGGCTTAAAACAAAAAGCTTTTGTTTTTGAAATTGAATTAGATGCACTTTTAAAAGCCAATATTCCAGTTGCTAACGCGGTTTCAAAGTTCCCTTCAATCCGTCGTGATTTAGCATTTATTGTGAAGCAAGATGCAGAAATTGGAAATATTTTGCAAGAAATCAAAAAAGTTAGCGGAAATCAATTGGTTGAGCTAAACTTATTTGACGTATACCAAGGATCTGGTATATCTTCTGATGAGAAGAGTTTTGCTGTCTCATTGGTTTTACAAGATGTAGAGCGAACTCTTGAAGATAAAGAGATTTCAGTAATCACTGATAAAGTGATTGATTCTTTAAACGCGCAATTTGGTGCCACACTGAGAGATTAG
- a CDS encoding integration host factor subunit alpha, whose translation MALTKAEIAEHLFEKLGVNKKDAKDLVELFFEEIRAALESGEQVKLSGFGNFDLRNKAERPGRNPKTGEDIPITARRVVTFKPGQKLKNRVEKSLADKAE comes from the coding sequence ATGGCGTTGACAAAAGCCGAAATAGCTGAACATTTATTTGAAAAACTAGGCGTTAATAAAAAAGACGCTAAAGACTTAGTTGAACTTTTCTTTGAAGAAATCCGCGCTGCACTTGAAAGCGGAGAGCAGGTTAAATTGTCGGGGTTTGGCAATTTTGATTTGCGCAACAAAGCAGAGCGGCCGGGTCGAAACCCTAAAACAGGGGAAGATATACCCATTACAGCTCGTCGGGTTGTGACTTTTAAGCCAGGTCAAAAACTAAAAAACCGGGTTGAAAAATCACTTGCTGATAAAGCTGAATAA
- the asnS gene encoding asparagine--tRNA ligase yields the protein MSHSAISDVLAGKYQLDSKVTLKGWVRTVRANPNFAFINLHDGSCFDPIQIVVDNTLNNYNEISKLTTACSLSVTGTLVESKGKGQSFEVQAEEVDIIGLVEDPDTYPMAPKRHSVEYLREHAHLRPRTNLIGAATRIRNCLSHAIHNYFYENGFQWIATPLITASDCEGAGEMFRVSTLDAVNPPLKDDGRADFSQDFFGKEAFLTVSGQLNVETYACALSKVYTFGPTFRAENSNTSRHLAEFWMVEPELAFADLAAVAQCAEDMLKYVFKAVLKERMDDLEFFDLRVQKGVIERLQKLVDTDFVRMDYTDAIDILQKSGKKFEFPVDWGVDLSSEHERYLAEEHVGAPIILQNYPKDIKSFYMRLNDDGKTVAAMDVLAPGIGEIIGGSQREDRLDVLDSRMEEVGLNPQDYYWYRDLRRYGSVPHGGFGLGFERLVAYVTGIQNVRDVIPFPRTPNSAPF from the coding sequence ATGAGTCACAGCGCGATAAGTGATGTATTAGCAGGAAAATACCAATTAGACAGCAAAGTTACATTAAAAGGTTGGGTTCGTACCGTTCGCGCCAATCCGAATTTTGCTTTCATTAACTTACATGATGGTTCATGTTTTGACCCTATACAAATCGTAGTTGATAATACATTAAATAATTATAATGAAATTAGTAAACTTACGACGGCGTGCTCATTATCAGTCACTGGCACCTTGGTTGAATCAAAGGGCAAAGGCCAGTCATTTGAAGTTCAAGCTGAAGAAGTAGACATTATTGGGTTAGTTGAAGATCCAGATACCTACCCTATGGCACCTAAACGTCATTCGGTTGAATATTTACGTGAACACGCACACCTTAGACCTCGCACTAATTTAATTGGTGCTGCGACTCGTATTCGTAACTGTCTGTCTCACGCAATACATAACTATTTTTATGAAAATGGCTTTCAGTGGATAGCGACGCCGCTTATCACAGCAAGTGATTGTGAAGGCGCAGGCGAAATGTTTCGAGTTTCGACTTTAGATGCAGTCAACCCGCCATTAAAAGATGATGGCCGCGCTGATTTTAGCCAAGATTTTTTTGGTAAAGAAGCCTTTTTAACCGTATCGGGTCAATTAAACGTTGAAACATATGCCTGTGCATTATCAAAAGTTTATACCTTTGGCCCAACGTTCCGCGCAGAAAACTCAAATACAAGCCGCCATTTAGCTGAATTTTGGATGGTAGAGCCTGAATTAGCATTTGCTGATTTAGCCGCGGTAGCACAATGCGCTGAAGACATGCTTAAATATGTATTTAAAGCGGTATTAAAAGAGCGCATGGATGACCTAGAATTTTTTGACCTACGGGTACAAAAAGGCGTGATTGAGCGTTTGCAAAAATTGGTTGATACTGACTTTGTTCGTATGGATTACACAGACGCTATCGATATTTTACAAAAATCGGGCAAAAAGTTTGAGTTTCCTGTTGATTGGGGTGTTGATTTATCATCCGAACATGAACGCTATTTAGCCGAAGAACATGTAGGCGCGCCTATTATTTTACAAAATTACCCTAAAGATATTAAATCGTTTTATATGCGTTTAAACGATGACGGTAAAACGGTTGCCGCAATGGATGTACTTGCACCAGGTATTGGTGAAATTATTGGTGGTAGCCAACGTGAAGATAGATTAGATGTACTAGATTCAAGAATGGAAGAAGTGGGTTTAAATCCACAAGATTACTACTGGTATCGCGATCTTCGCCGTTATGGTTCAGTGCCGCACGGTGGTTTCGGTTTAGGGTTTGAGCGTTTAGTTGCTTATGTTACAGGGATTCAAAACGTTAGAGATGTTATCCCGTTCCCAAGAACACCTAATAGCGCACCTTTCTAA